The following are encoded together in the Candidatus Protochlamydia phocaeensis genome:
- a CDS encoding DNA/RNA non-specific endonuclease, translated as MKKKSSSHFSFRPSSWITALCLGIGIGITSQRIPELRAYTNQVVQPIEQQVFTHQYTQESRFSGQPISSFHINRPGYSLAYDARNRNPAWVYEHLTAESIKGDTDRSHSDFKEDDSIPPHLRATLTDYRGSGFDRGHMAPAADHRSSPSAMADTFFMTNMCPQCPELNRGYWSKLEKHVRDLTKQYANIHVVTGPLYLPYTDVDGKRYVKYQVLGSNRVAVPTHFFKVLTLDKGHGQALTIAYILPNEPVPSNTPLEKFQTSVQKVEQAAGILFNPANNKF; from the coding sequence TCTTTTCGTCCATCTTCCTGGATAACCGCTTTATGCTTAGGTATAGGAATTGGCATAACCAGCCAACGCATACCTGAACTAAGGGCTTATACAAATCAAGTTGTTCAGCCAATCGAGCAGCAGGTATTTACTCACCAATATACGCAAGAGAGCCGCTTTTCTGGGCAGCCCATCTCTTCCTTTCATATCAACAGGCCTGGCTATTCTCTTGCTTATGATGCCCGCAATCGCAATCCTGCTTGGGTTTATGAGCATCTCACGGCAGAGAGTATTAAAGGCGATACTGACCGCTCACATTCTGACTTTAAAGAAGACGACAGCATACCACCTCATCTACGAGCTACATTAACAGACTATCGAGGAAGTGGATTTGATCGTGGACACATGGCGCCAGCCGCCGATCATCGCTCCAGTCCTTCGGCAATGGCAGATACTTTTTTCATGACAAATATGTGTCCGCAATGCCCAGAGCTAAATCGTGGGTATTGGTCTAAACTGGAAAAGCATGTAAGAGACCTAACTAAGCAATATGCGAATATCCACGTCGTCACAGGCCCGCTCTATTTGCCTTATACAGATGTTGACGGCAAGCGATACGTCAAATATCAGGTCCTAGGTTCAAACCGTGTCGCAGTGCCCACGCATTTTTTTAAAGTACTGACTTTGGATAAAGGTCATGGACAAGCTTTGACTATTGCCTATATCCTGCCTAATGAGCCTGTACCATCAAATACGCCATTAGAGAAATTTCAAACGTCCGTCCAGAAAGTAGAGCAAGCGGCAGGAATTCTTTTTAATCCAGCTAACAATAAATTTTAA